The nucleotide window TTTATCTAGCGGCTAGTCATATTAGCTCAGGTGCAGCAAAGCGTGTGTTATTACTCGCTGGAGATACCAATGGTGGCTTTGGTGTGGCAAGTGGGCTAAATGAGCTGCTTTTTGGGGATTGTGGGAGCGCGACTATTATTGAATACACGGACGAGTTAGAGTATGCAGATGGGTTTAGGTTTATCCTTAAAACCATGGGTAGTGGCTTTAAGGCCTTGGGTGCAGTGTCTGGGCTCAGATATGCTTGTGTGGATAATCCAGAGGTAAGACCTGAAATTTATATGGACGGACTTTCTGTATTTAGTTTTAGTATTACAAAAGTACCTGCGCTTTTTAGGGAGTTTTTTGAGAGCTTTGGTGGAGGCGTAGATGATTATGATAGCGTCTTGCTTCATCAAGCAAACAAATCCATAATAGATATGATAAGTAAAAAAATCAAAGCCAAAAACGTCCCCATATGTCTAGATAGATATGCAAATACAGCCTCAGCCACAGTTGCAAATGTAATGTGCGATCATTATGCAAAAACGGTCATGGGGGGGGGTAGCGACGAGAGTTTAAAAATGGTAAAAATAATAATGTCAGGCTTTGGTGTGGGGCTGTCTTTAGCTATTGCGGACACTCATGTAGACACTAAAAATATCCTACCCATCATACACACAAACTTAACGTGGGACGAGGGCAGACAGAAGGTTTTAAACGCAAAATGATAAATTTAAAGGATAAAAATATCCTCCTAATAGGTGCTACTGGTAGAGTTGGTGCTAGTATAGCTCATACCTTAGATGCTTTAGACGCAAATATAACACTAATTGCAAAAGACGAAAAAAGGTTAGATACGCTTTTATCTAGCTTAAATTTAAAATCTAAGCATAAGACTTTGTGTCTTGATATGTGCGATATAGGCTTAGTGGAAGGGCTTATGAAAGATGCTTTAAGTCTTAATGTGGGTAAATTTGATGGACTTGTTTATGCGGCTGGAGTTATTCCTATAATGCCGATTAAAAACACCACTTTTAAACTTTTGCTGGATACGATGAGTGTGAATTTTTTCGCATTTGTGGAGTTTGTGCGCATTTTTAGCAATCGCAAATTCCATAACCTAAACAGTAGCATAGTCGCACTCTCGTCATTTGCAGCCCTTAGTCCTGATAAGGGTCAGATTGCTTATGGTGCTAGCAAGGGTGCTATGGATAGTGCTGTAGTTGCTATGGCAAAGGAGCTTTTTAAAAAGCAAATCAGAGTAAATGCCATACGCCCAGCCATCGTGCGCTCAGACGCTAGGTTAAGCCCTCGTGAAAGCCAGCTAGCCGAGGCAATGGGTGGCACGATAGAGCCAGCTAGCATAGCTGAACAGGTGGCATTTTTGCTTAGTGATTTATCGTCTGGTGTATATGGCAGGTGTTTTGACGTTAGGGGATATTTATCGTGATTAGCTTTCATGGTAAAAAGATACTCGTAACTGGTGCTAGTTCTGGAATAGGGCGTGAGGTTTGCATTAGGCTTAGTGAGCTTGGTGCACAGGTGGTTTTAGTCGCTAGGAGTGAGGAGGGGCTAAAGCAGAGCATTTCTTTAATGAAAGATAGTGCACGCCATAGATATTTTTGTTATGATTTAAGCCAAACGCAAGGCATAGGTGAGCTTGTGGAGGAGGTTGTTAAATTTGACGGAATTAAATTTGACGGCTTTGTACATAGTGCTGGAGTAGCTGGCATATGCCCAGCAAAGGTGCTAAGCCTTGATTTTTTAGATGAGATTTTTAGGATTAATACATTCTCTTATCTTGAAATTTCAAAGCATCTTTGCAAAAAACAGCACTCAAATAACGCTGCTTCTATAGTATATATCTCTACTTTTTTGACAAAATTACCTAAAAAAGCGCAGGTCGCTTACATCGCTTCTAAAGCAGCCGCTCAAAGCGTGCAAAAGGTGCTAAGCCTTGAGTATGCTAAGCGCAAAATCCGATTTAATGCCGTATTGCCAG belongs to Campylobacter sp. 19-13652 and includes:
- a CDS encoding ketoacyl-ACP synthase III; amino-acid sequence: MAKAHIKNVKISAVCCAVPKDRLSYEDFYAKIDKDTVDRFVKEAGVKQKFYSKDKTTIASDLCCAAAEEIFSKKGIDKSSIDALVLVTQSPDYPSPATSNTLQYRLGLNEDCLAYDVNLGCSGYVYGLYLAASHISSGAAKRVLLLAGDTNGGFGVASGLNELLFGDCGSATIIEYTDELEYADGFRFILKTMGSGFKALGAVSGLRYACVDNPEVRPEIYMDGLSVFSFSITKVPALFREFFESFGGGVDDYDSVLLHQANKSIIDMISKKIKAKNVPICLDRYANTASATVANVMCDHYAKTVMGGGSDESLKMVKIIMSGFGVGLSLAIADTHVDTKNILPIIHTNLTWDEGRQKVLNAK
- a CDS encoding SDR family NAD(P)-dependent oxidoreductase, which produces MISFHGKKILVTGASSGIGREVCIRLSELGAQVVLVARSEEGLKQSISLMKDSARHRYFCYDLSQTQGIGELVEEVVKFDGIKFDGFVHSAGVAGICPAKVLSLDFLDEIFRINTFSYLEISKHLCKKQHSNNAASIVYISTFLTKLPKKAQVAYIASKAAAQSVQKVLSLEYAKRKIRFNAVLPGEVHTDMIERTSHFRQLKGEYDNFVGEETFRVLSVSEVANMILFLLSDSARFIMGESYFIDGGGG
- a CDS encoding SDR family NAD(P)-dependent oxidoreductase; translated protein: MINLKDKNILLIGATGRVGASIAHTLDALDANITLIAKDEKRLDTLLSSLNLKSKHKTLCLDMCDIGLVEGLMKDALSLNVGKFDGLVYAAGVIPIMPIKNTTFKLLLDTMSVNFFAFVEFVRIFSNRKFHNLNSSIVALSSFAALSPDKGQIAYGASKGAMDSAVVAMAKELFKKQIRVNAIRPAIVRSDARLSPRESQLAEAMGGTIEPASIAEQVAFLLSDLSSGVYGRCFDVRGYLS